One Planctomycetaceae bacterium DNA segment encodes these proteins:
- a CDS encoding phosphopantothenoylcysteine decarboxylase, with product MRILLTAGPTREYVDDVRFLSNASSGRMGYAIAEAAVERGHEVVLVTGPVDLPVPQGAEVHHIETTDQLRQTCLAIFPSCDGVIATAAVCDYRPRERVAGKITKTGQPIILELVETSDVLAELGSQKNGRWIVGFALESQDPRTNAMRKLRMKHCDCIVLNDTSAISSLRNSVEILSPDAETMAEFSGLKTDIARRLMEFIEDRIVN from the coding sequence ATGCGAATTCTGCTGACCGCCGGACCGACTCGCGAGTATGTCGACGACGTGCGTTTTCTGTCCAACGCCAGCAGCGGCCGCATGGGATACGCGATTGCAGAAGCGGCGGTCGAGCGAGGTCACGAGGTCGTCCTGGTCACCGGACCGGTCGACCTGCCCGTTCCGCAGGGCGCGGAAGTTCATCACATTGAAACCACCGACCAGCTTCGGCAAACCTGCCTGGCGATTTTTCCTTCGTGTGACGGAGTCATCGCGACAGCCGCCGTCTGCGACTATCGCCCGCGCGAACGCGTCGCCGGAAAGATCACCAAGACCGGGCAGCCGATCATTCTGGAACTGGTCGAAACGTCCGACGTGCTGGCCGAGCTGGGGAGCCAGAAGAACGGCCGCTGGATCGTCGGCTTCGCTCTGGAATCGCAGGATCCTCGCACGAACGCCATGCGAAAGCTGCGGATGAAGCACTGCGACTGCATTGTGCTGAACGACACGTCAGCGATTTCGTCGCTGCGAAACAGCGTCGAAATCCTCAGCCCCGACGCCGAAACCATGGCGGAATTTTCCGGCCTGAAGACGGACATCGCCCGCCGATTGATGGAATTCATCGAAGACCGAATCGTCAACTGA
- a CDS encoding PSD1 and planctomycete cytochrome C domain-containing protein: MRARVREGGEHGAVIVPNNSLASPLVHLIAAVEPDRVMPPDDKPRLSHEEIGVLRAWIDQGAEWPSGADVLDPRLERARRHWAYQRLAPVESPRSAIADSWPRSDIDAFVFRKLTDNGLSPSEPQTARPLVRRIYFDLIGLPPTPQQAAEFEAHYAADPLVAVRELVDGLLDSSHFGERWGRYWLDLARYADSDGQESDRDRDHAYHYRDFVIHALNDDMPFDRFVRWQIAGDEYEPDNAQAVAATGFLTGGTHSQLGDEFLEEERLFNRYNELDDVISTLGTSLLGLTVGCARCHDHKYDAFSSREYYRLLSVFHSGDRKEGKLPDGQEGLFFQDFDSQVRTSWLFRRSDFYDRELQVRLGFPAILTEGRDSEQYWSAARAAMPNANSTLQRRALADWITDVDHGGGALLARVIVNRIWQHHFGHGLVRTESDFGVRSEAPTHPELLEFLAHEFVANGWQMKRLHRNILNSAVWQQGTYRSNSAPASSGDNPGPAQVDPENRLLWKMPPKRLEAEVLRDSMLAVSGTLNLQPGGPGFKPYIAPEANLARNLKGGDYPHDAPDNAETRRRSVYMFHKRLVPYPLFQAFDRPDLLVSCSRRQNTTVATQAMALLNDGFVRTCAGDFATRLIRESGDDDQRIVETSFNLAFSRSPTEAEVHAAVEFLQRQGQTRQARGDTDSRVEAVTDYCQSLFCLNEFLYVD; the protein is encoded by the coding sequence ATCCGTGCTCGCGTTCGCGAAGGCGGCGAACACGGCGCGGTGATCGTGCCGAATAACAGTCTGGCCAGCCCGCTGGTGCATCTGATTGCGGCCGTGGAACCGGACCGCGTGATGCCGCCGGACGACAAGCCTCGGTTAAGTCACGAAGAAATCGGAGTGCTGAGGGCGTGGATCGATCAGGGAGCGGAATGGCCTTCCGGCGCTGACGTGCTCGACCCGCGGCTGGAACGTGCTCGCCGGCACTGGGCCTATCAGCGTTTGGCACCGGTCGAATCACCGCGTTCCGCGATTGCGGATTCCTGGCCGCGTTCGGACATCGATGCCTTCGTATTCCGAAAACTGACGGACAACGGCCTGTCGCCGTCCGAACCGCAGACAGCCCGGCCGCTGGTGCGACGAATCTACTTTGACCTGATCGGACTTCCGCCGACGCCGCAGCAGGCGGCAGAGTTCGAAGCGCACTACGCAGCCGACCCGCTGGTTGCCGTGCGGGAACTTGTCGACGGACTGCTGGATTCATCGCATTTTGGCGAACGCTGGGGACGGTACTGGCTGGATCTGGCCCGCTATGCGGACAGCGACGGTCAGGAATCGGATCGCGATCGCGATCATGCCTACCACTACCGCGACTTCGTGATTCATGCGCTGAACGACGACATGCCCTTCGACAGGTTCGTGCGCTGGCAGATCGCCGGCGACGAATACGAACCCGACAACGCCCAGGCGGTAGCGGCCACCGGATTTTTGACCGGCGGCACACATTCGCAGCTTGGCGATGAATTTCTGGAAGAGGAGCGTCTGTTCAATCGCTACAACGAACTGGACGACGTGATCTCCACGCTCGGCACCAGTCTGCTGGGACTGACGGTCGGCTGCGCTCGCTGCCACGATCACAAGTACGACGCGTTTTCGTCGCGGGAGTACTATCGGCTGTTGAGTGTGTTCCACAGCGGAGACCGCAAAGAAGGAAAGCTGCCGGACGGTCAGGAGGGACTGTTCTTTCAGGATTTCGATTCTCAGGTGCGCACCAGTTGGCTGTTTCGGCGCAGCGATTTCTACGACCGTGAACTTCAGGTGCGGCTGGGCTTTCCCGCGATTCTGACGGAAGGTCGTGATTCCGAACAGTACTGGTCCGCTGCCCGCGCCGCGATGCCGAACGCCAACAGCACTCTGCAGCGGCGAGCACTCGCGGACTGGATCACCGACGTCGACCACGGCGGCGGAGCCCTGCTGGCGCGAGTCATCGTGAATCGCATCTGGCAGCATCATTTCGGCCACGGACTGGTGCGCACGGAAAGCGATTTCGGAGTCCGCAGTGAAGCGCCGACTCATCCGGAGCTGCTGGAATTTCTCGCTCACGAATTCGTCGCCAATGGCTGGCAGATGAAGCGCCTGCACCGAAACATCCTGAACAGCGCTGTCTGGCAACAGGGAACTTACCGATCGAATTCGGCACCGGCATCATCCGGCGACAATCCCGGGCCGGCTCAGGTTGATCCGGAAAACCGGCTGCTTTGGAAGATGCCTCCGAAGCGACTGGAGGCGGAGGTTCTGCGAGATTCCATGCTGGCCGTCAGCGGTACGCTGAACCTTCAGCCGGGAGGTCCGGGCTTCAAGCCGTACATCGCTCCGGAAGCCAACCTGGCGCGCAACCTGAAGGGCGGTGACTATCCGCATGACGCTCCGGACAACGCCGAAACGCGCCGGCGAAGCGTGTACATGTTTCACAAGCGGCTGGTGCCGTATCCGCTGTTTCAGGCATTTGACCGCCCGGACCTGCTGGTCAGTTGCTCGCGCCGGCAGAACACCACGGTGGCGACTCAGGCGATGGCGCTGCTGAACGATGGCTTTGTGCGAACCTGTGCCGGTGACTTTGCGACAAGGCTGATCCGTGAATCCGGCGACGACGATCAGCGCATCGTCGAAACATCCTTCAATCTGGCATTTTCGCGGTCCCCGACCGAAGCCGAAGTTCACGCGGCCGTCGAATTCCTGCAGCGCCAGGGACAAACCAGGCAGGCTCGCGGCGATACGGATTCTCGTGTCGAAGCGGTGACCGACTACTGCCAGTCGCTGTTCTGTCTGAACGAATTCCTTTACGTCGACTAG
- a CDS encoding DUF3311 domain-containing protein — protein MKVAVWALVVLLIILHQDFWYWDDATLVGGIVPIGLAYHAGVSMAAAFTWFLATKFAWPLDESDDGAEGGQA, from the coding sequence ATGAAAGTTGCCGTTTGGGCATTGGTCGTTCTGCTCATCATTCTGCACCAGGACTTCTGGTACTGGGACGACGCAACACTGGTCGGCGGAATCGTGCCGATCGGGCTGGCTTATCACGCCGGAGTTTCGATGGCTGCCGCGTTCACGTGGTTTCTGGCCACCAAATTCGCCTGGCCGCTGGATGAATCCGACGACGGCGCGGAAGGAGGTCAGGCATGA
- a CDS encoding DUF1501 domain-containing protein produces MASTGFRHGQFPCGRIASALSRREWLSRAGGGAGMVALASMLGQQRLLADQQHANPLAPREGHFPAKAKAVIWLFMEGAPSAVDIFDPKPELTKRDGQTTDIQAFFGNPGPLMKSPFSFQQYGDCGQWVCEKYTSVARHVDKLAFIKSCYSQSNDHVPAIYQINSGLARPGFPTAGAWITYGLGTVNQNLPGYVVMGNTKGAKGGPHNWGSGFLPTTFQGTLFRSQGTPILNLNRQPRVTAEDQRAQLDFMAALNDQHLSRQNGDVEFADRMQSFELAFRMQTEATRVVDLSQETQATHAMYGIDNPKSRSYGSKCLMARRLVESGVRFVQVYSDGEWDAHSNLTQNHTDHCAATDVPVAGLLTDLQERGLLDSTLVIWGGEFGRMPISQNGNGRDHNPNGFLQWMAGAGVKGGVSYGETDEIGYAAVENRVSVNDLHATMLHLLGIDHERLTWFHNGRNFRLTDVAGEVIREILA; encoded by the coding sequence ATGGCTTCCACAGGTTTTCGTCACGGACAATTCCCGTGTGGTCGAATCGCGAGCGCACTCAGCCGACGCGAATGGCTGTCTCGCGCGGGCGGCGGAGCGGGCATGGTTGCGCTGGCGTCGATGCTCGGACAACAGCGGCTGCTGGCCGATCAGCAGCACGCCAATCCGCTGGCTCCGCGTGAAGGACATTTTCCCGCGAAGGCAAAGGCCGTGATCTGGCTGTTCATGGAAGGTGCTCCCAGCGCTGTCGACATCTTTGATCCCAAACCCGAATTGACAAAACGCGACGGACAGACGACGGACATTCAGGCATTCTTCGGCAACCCGGGACCGCTGATGAAGTCGCCGTTTTCGTTTCAGCAGTACGGAGACTGCGGGCAGTGGGTTTGTGAAAAATACACCAGCGTTGCCCGGCACGTGGACAAGCTGGCGTTCATCAAGTCGTGCTACAGCCAGTCCAACGATCATGTGCCGGCGATTTATCAGATCAACAGCGGCCTGGCTCGACCCGGCTTCCCGACCGCCGGAGCCTGGATCACGTACGGACTGGGAACCGTCAATCAGAATCTGCCGGGCTATGTCGTGATGGGAAACACCAAAGGCGCGAAGGGCGGGCCTCACAACTGGGGCTCCGGATTTTTGCCGACGACTTTTCAGGGCACACTGTTTCGTTCGCAGGGAACACCCATTCTGAACCTGAATCGCCAGCCGCGAGTCACCGCCGAAGATCAGCGGGCTCAGCTTGATTTCATGGCCGCGCTCAACGACCAGCACCTGTCGCGACAAAACGGCGACGTTGAGTTTGCCGACCGCATGCAGTCGTTTGAACTGGCGTTTCGAATGCAGACCGAAGCCACCCGCGTGGTCGATCTGTCGCAGGAAACGCAGGCGACTCACGCGATGTACGGCATCGACAATCCGAAATCGCGTTCGTACGGGTCGAAGTGCCTGATGGCGCGGCGGCTGGTCGAAAGCGGAGTCCGCTTTGTGCAGGTTTACAGCGACGGCGAATGGGATGCTCACAGCAATCTGACTCAGAACCACACCGATCACTGCGCCGCGACGGACGTGCCGGTCGCCGGATTGCTGACCGATCTGCAGGAACGCGGACTGCTGGATTCGACGCTGGTGATCTGGGGTGGTGAATTCGGACGAATGCCGATTTCACAAAACGGCAACGGTCGCGATCACAACCCCAACGGCTTCCTGCAATGGATGGCTGGTGCCGGCGTGAAGGGCGGCGTCAGTTACGGCGAAACGGATGAAATCGGTTACGCGGCGGTCGAAAACCGAGTCAGCGTGAACGACCTGCACGCCACGATGCTGCACCTGCTGGGAATCGACCACGAACGGCTGACGTGGTTCCACAACGGCCGCAACTTCCGACTGACCGATGTCGCCGGTGAGGTGATTCGGGAGATCCTTGCTTAA
- a CDS encoding pyridoxal-phosphate dependent enzyme gives MVRELRAQDRAISHFVCQVSGGGLMAGQVLSIAEGFPDAAMIGVEPAGADDFGQSHAAGRRMRIDRPSSICDGLLSYDVGEHNWPILLRYVRQAVAVPDLDTQSAMKWLYQHHGLRTEPSGAITTAALLTGRIDPSGAGDIVIVLSGRNADESAFRNWIDAV, from the coding sequence ATGGTGCGGGAACTGCGTGCTCAGGACCGCGCCATTTCCCATTTCGTCTGCCAGGTCAGCGGCGGAGGACTGATGGCCGGGCAGGTGCTGTCCATCGCCGAAGGATTCCCGGACGCAGCGATGATCGGAGTCGAACCGGCCGGCGCCGACGATTTCGGTCAGTCACACGCCGCGGGCCGACGCATGCGCATCGATCGACCCTCCAGTATCTGCGACGGACTGTTGTCGTACGATGTCGGCGAACACAACTGGCCGATTCTGCTCCGGTATGTCAGACAGGCCGTCGCCGTGCCGGATCTCGACACGCAGTCCGCCATGAAGTGGCTGTACCAACACCACGGTCTGAGAACGGAACCGTCCGGAGCCATCACGACCGCCGCGCTGCTGACGGGAAGGATTGATCCGTCCGGCGCTGGCGACATCGTGATCGTTCTCAGCGGCCGCAACGCTGATGAGTCAGCGTTCCGAAACTGGATCGATGCCGTGTAA
- a CDS encoding LamG domain-containing protein, translated as MRVCLTVLLTFVPGLATSAQAQRTTTGLQVLYTFDEGDGRIVHDQSGTGTPLDLTIADPGKTKWSRSVLTLNNETVLKSDGPARKVIDAVRTSRAISVEAWVRPANTKQSGPARILSLSTDTGNRNVTLGQQQDAWEVRLRTTATSTNGIPATTTGGGSLKSVLTHIVYTRDSDGTATVFVDGKPIATQKTEGDLSNWDESYPLLIANEATADRAWLGDLHLIAVYSRALTVGEVQQNFAAGTGDFDELVELIPPAAERQVNFVSDVQPILPSALF; from the coding sequence ATGCGTGTTTGTCTCACTGTCCTGCTGACATTCGTCCCCGGCCTGGCGACTTCCGCGCAGGCCCAGCGAACGACGACGGGTCTGCAGGTGCTGTACACCTTCGACGAAGGCGACGGCCGAATTGTCCACGACCAGTCCGGCACCGGAACTCCGCTGGATCTGACGATCGCCGATCCCGGCAAGACGAAATGGTCGCGCAGCGTGCTGACTCTGAACAACGAAACGGTCCTGAAGTCCGACGGACCGGCTCGCAAAGTCATCGACGCCGTGCGAACGTCGCGGGCAATTTCCGTCGAAGCATGGGTTCGGCCCGCGAACACAAAGCAGTCAGGCCCGGCTCGAATTCTGTCACTGTCGACCGATACGGGAAACCGCAACGTCACGCTTGGTCAGCAGCAGGATGCCTGGGAAGTTCGGCTGCGAACAACGGCGACCAGCACCAACGGCATACCGGCCACGACAACCGGCGGCGGTTCGCTGAAGTCCGTGCTGACTCACATCGTCTACACGCGAGACTCCGACGGCACCGCAACCGTGTTCGTCGACGGGAAACCGATCGCGACTCAGAAGACCGAAGGTGATCTTTCGAACTGGGACGAAAGCTATCCGCTGCTGATCGCCAACGAAGCAACGGCCGATCGAGCCTGGCTGGGGGATCTGCATCTGATCGCCGTTTATAGCCGGGCGTTGACGGTCGGCGAGGTTCAGCAAAACTTCGCCGCCGGCACCGGTGATTTCGACGAACTGGTCGAACTGATTCCTCCGGCAGCGGAACGGCAGGTGAACTTCGTCAGCGACGTGCAGCCGATACTTCCGTCAGCATTGTTTTGA
- the solA gene encoding N-methyl-L-tryptophan oxidase — MIYDVIVIGTGGIGSAVLYELARRGANVLGLDRFPPGHNRGSSHGQSRIIRRSYFEHPDYVPLLHEAYRLWDEFCERRFANLLHRTGLLYSGQPNGAVIQGVLNSAKQHRLTVEQLSPADAAARFPGFRLPDDSAVLFEADAGYLLVEECVKAFIEEATRFGAEAKHGETVIEWFADPGRVTVRTNSQAYKAERLVITSGCWANDLLADLKIPLKVILKHLHWFEPDDDRYFESNGCPCFFVEALDGYFYGFPTDGVNGVKVAEHSGGVLIHDPLTIDRREDSADTQRVSEFLKRHLPGVSSRRRLHDVCFYTMSPDEHFIVDRHPQHDSVCFAAGMSGHAFKFASVLGRVLAELAMDGQPSLNVDFLNLRRPGLQR; from the coding sequence ATGATCTACGACGTCATTGTCATCGGAACCGGCGGCATCGGCAGTGCGGTGCTGTACGAGCTTGCTCGCCGGGGAGCGAACGTGCTGGGACTGGACCGGTTTCCTCCCGGCCACAATCGCGGCAGTTCTCACGGTCAATCGCGAATCATCCGGCGGTCGTACTTCGAACATCCCGATTACGTCCCGCTGCTGCACGAAGCCTATCGACTGTGGGACGAATTCTGCGAACGCCGTTTCGCGAACCTGCTGCATCGAACGGGGCTGCTTTACAGCGGGCAGCCAAACGGCGCGGTGATTCAGGGAGTCCTGAACAGTGCGAAGCAGCATCGGCTGACGGTCGAGCAACTTTCGCCGGCGGACGCCGCGGCTCGCTTTCCGGGATTCCGACTTCCTGATGATTCCGCCGTGCTGTTCGAAGCTGACGCCGGATATCTGCTGGTGGAAGAATGCGTGAAGGCGTTCATCGAGGAAGCCACGCGATTTGGTGCCGAAGCGAAGCACGGCGAAACGGTCATCGAGTGGTTTGCCGATCCCGGTCGCGTCACCGTCCGCACGAACTCGCAAGCGTACAAAGCCGAACGGCTGGTCATCACCAGCGGCTGCTGGGCAAACGATCTGCTGGCGGACCTGAAGATTCCGCTGAAGGTGATTCTGAAGCACCTGCACTGGTTTGAACCGGACGACGATCGGTATTTCGAATCGAACGGCTGTCCGTGCTTTTTCGTCGAAGCGCTGGACGGTTACTTCTACGGCTTTCCGACAGACGGCGTGAACGGAGTGAAGGTTGCCGAACACAGTGGCGGCGTGTTGATCCATGACCCGCTGACCATCGATCGGCGCGAGGATTCAGCCGACACGCAGCGGGTCAGCGAATTTCTGAAGCGACACCTTCCGGGAGTTTCCTCGCGCCGGCGGCTGCACGATGTGTGTTTCTACACCATGTCACCCGACGAACACTTCATCGTCGACCGTCATCCGCAACACGACAGCGTCTGCTTTGCCGCCGGAATGTCGGGACATGCATTCAAGTTCGCGTCGGTGCTGGGACGCGTCCTGGCGGAGCTGGCGATGGATGGGCAGCCGTCGCTGAATGTCGACTTCCTGAACCTGCGCCGGCCGGGACTGCAGCGCTGA
- a CDS encoding patatin-like phospholipase family protein: MAKSANDQVQPAGREPAQLRDDEQRREPEDGMALCLSGGGYRAMLFHAGALIRLNEMGLLPKLARVSSVSGGSIVAGVLGLNWNRLQFDANGRTARLSELVIGPLQKMAKTNVDTGSVLSGVLLPGSVSDRVVGHYQNVLFGDATLQDLPTDAQGPRFVFNATSVQTGSLVRMSRPYLADYRVGLIHNPKISLAQAVAASSAFPPFLSPTEIDVDPSDFEVDASLELQHEPYTDTLVLTDGGVYDNLGLEPVWKRYRTILVSDGGGQMQPEPEPDGDWARHSKRILDIVDNQVRSLRKRQLIDSFINGTRNGAYWGIRTDIDNYQLANSLPAPADQTLNLANTPTRLKKTPVRLQQQLMNWGYAVCDAAIRKHSEPLVADNSVSPAFPFDAGLA; encoded by the coding sequence ATGGCAAAATCGGCGAATGATCAAGTGCAGCCTGCGGGTCGCGAACCGGCACAGCTGCGGGACGACGAACAGCGACGTGAGCCCGAAGACGGCATGGCGCTGTGCCTGTCCGGCGGAGGTTACCGGGCGATGCTGTTCCACGCCGGTGCATTGATCCGGCTGAACGAAATGGGTCTGCTGCCGAAACTTGCGCGAGTCTCCAGTGTCTCCGGCGGGTCAATCGTGGCCGGCGTGCTGGGTCTGAACTGGAACCGGCTGCAGTTCGACGCGAATGGTCGAACGGCAAGACTCTCCGAACTGGTCATCGGGCCGCTGCAGAAAATGGCGAAGACGAACGTCGATACCGGTTCGGTTCTGAGTGGCGTGCTGTTGCCGGGAAGCGTGAGCGACCGCGTCGTGGGCCACTATCAGAATGTGCTGTTTGGTGACGCCACGCTGCAGGATCTGCCCACCGACGCACAGGGTCCGCGGTTCGTGTTCAACGCGACCAGTGTTCAAACCGGATCGCTGGTCCGCATGTCGCGACCGTACCTGGCCGACTATCGAGTCGGCCTGATTCACAATCCGAAGATCAGTCTGGCTCAGGCGGTGGCTGCGTCGTCCGCGTTTCCGCCATTTCTGTCGCCGACGGAGATCGACGTGGATCCCAGTGACTTTGAAGTCGACGCCAGCCTGGAACTGCAGCACGAGCCGTACACCGACACGCTGGTGCTGACGGATGGCGGAGTCTACGACAACCTTGGCCTGGAACCGGTCTGGAAGCGATACCGCACGATCCTTGTCAGCGACGGCGGCGGACAGATGCAGCCCGAACCGGAACCGGACGGCGACTGGGCTCGGCATTCAAAACGCATTCTGGACATCGTCGACAATCAGGTCCGCAGTCTTCGAAAACGGCAACTGATCGATTCGTTCATCAACGGCACACGTAACGGAGCGTACTGGGGCATTCGCACGGACATCGACAACTATCAACTGGCGAATTCACTTCCTGCGCCGGCGGATCAGACTTTGAATCTGGCAAATACGCCGACACGGCTGAAGAAGACTCCCGTCAGGCTGCAGCAGCAACTGATGAACTGGGGTTATGCCGTCTGCGACGCCGCGATCCGAAAGCATTCGGAACCTCTGGTCGCTGACAATTCTGTGTCGCCCGCATTTCCGTTTGACGCGGGTCTGGCGTGA
- a CDS encoding sulfatase-like hydrolase/transferase: MIRIAFLFAVAVLILSSTVHAERPNIVIILCDDLGYGDLSIHEHPHIRTPNIDRLAGEGIRFTNFYSTAPVCSPSRVGLLTGRSPNRAGVYDWIPPANQPRPDAREQVHMRRGEVTVAHLLKNAGYATCLAGKWHCNSDFNGASQPQPGDAGFDHWMATQNNAAPSHENPANYVRNGNAVGRIEGYSCQIAADEAIAWLTRRREANPDKPFFIYLPFHEPHEPVASPPELVELYRDVAWHPDQAQFFANVHNVDLAVGKVVAALETLNVRNNTLIVFTADNGPETLNRYRTANRSWGTTGILRGMKLHTHDGGFHVAGIMNWPAKIRPGQVIDAPASALDLLPTACELAGTELPPNRPLDGISLVSLFESGSMPDRSKPLVWTYYNGINDARVAMRHGKWKVLARLNGGEFPRRENLIPDTLAEAKSAELSDFEIYNVQHDPGETQNLTDTDLPEQAQLIEALESGYRELVSDSPAWIPAATAK, encoded by the coding sequence ATGATTCGCATCGCATTTCTCTTTGCTGTCGCCGTTCTGATTTTGAGCAGCACTGTTCACGCGGAACGTCCCAACATCGTCATCATTCTGTGCGACGATCTGGGGTACGGTGACCTGAGCATCCACGAGCATCCGCATATTCGCACGCCGAATATTGACCGGCTGGCCGGAGAGGGAATTCGCTTCACCAACTTCTATTCGACGGCTCCGGTTTGTTCGCCGTCGCGAGTCGGGCTGCTGACCGGCCGCAGTCCGAACCGTGCGGGTGTGTACGACTGGATTCCGCCGGCGAATCAGCCGCGGCCTGATGCGCGCGAACAGGTCCACATGCGTCGCGGGGAAGTTACGGTTGCTCATCTGTTGAAAAATGCCGGATACGCAACGTGCCTGGCCGGCAAGTGGCACTGCAACAGCGACTTCAACGGCGCCAGCCAGCCTCAGCCCGGTGACGCCGGCTTCGATCACTGGATGGCGACGCAGAACAACGCAGCTCCGTCTCATGAAAACCCGGCCAACTACGTCCGCAACGGCAATGCCGTGGGACGAATCGAAGGATACAGTTGCCAGATCGCCGCTGACGAAGCGATTGCCTGGCTGACTCGCCGGCGGGAAGCGAATCCCGATAAGCCGTTCTTCATCTACCTGCCGTTCCACGAACCTCATGAGCCCGTCGCGTCGCCGCCGGAACTTGTGGAACTATACCGTGACGTCGCGTGGCACCCCGACCAGGCTCAGTTTTTCGCCAACGTACACAACGTGGATCTGGCGGTCGGAAAAGTTGTCGCCGCGCTGGAAACGCTGAACGTGCGCAACAACACGCTGATCGTATTCACGGCGGACAACGGTCCGGAGACTCTGAATCGTTACCGCACCGCCAACCGAAGCTGGGGCACGACCGGAATTCTGCGAGGCATGAAACTTCACACGCATGATGGCGGATTTCATGTCGCGGGAATCATGAACTGGCCGGCGAAGATTCGTCCGGGGCAGGTGATCGACGCACCGGCTTCGGCTCTGGATCTGCTGCCGACGGCCTGTGAACTGGCCGGTACCGAACTTCCGCCCAACCGGCCGCTCGACGGCATCAGTCTGGTGTCATTGTTTGAATCGGGGTCCATGCCGGATCGAAGCAAGCCTCTGGTCTGGACCTACTACAACGGCATCAACGACGCCCGAGTCGCCATGCGTCACGGAAAATGGAAAGTGCTGGCTCGGCTGAACGGCGGTGAGTTCCCGCGGCGGGAAAACCTGATTCCCGATACGCTGGCCGAAGCGAAATCGGCGGAGCTGTCCGACTTTGAAATCTACAACGTGCAGCACGATCCGGGAGAAACTCAGAATCTGACAGACACAGATCTGCCCGAACAGGCTCAGTTGATCGAAGCCCTGGAATCCGGCTACCGGGAACTGGTCAGCGACTCTCCGGCGTGGATTCCCGCAGCGACCGCGAAGTAA